TTAATGAATGTGGTGCATTATTTGCGGttacttataaattatttgttctaATACATATCTTTGTCATATTCTGGCCAGCATCTAAGCAGCGTCAGGTAGAGTTTGACGAAGCGGTTGACGATGTTATTCCAATAGCATTAGCCCAGAAACTTCGGGAAAGGTTAGCCAATGAAAAAGCTGAAACCAGTTCAGCCAATGAGGACGTGGAGAAAAAGAAACCGAGGGGAAAGAAAGCCGACCACCTGTACTCTCGACAGAACCCCACCGAGTTCATTTCATGTATACAAAGCCTAACTCCACGGCAGAAGGAAGCCGTGAATGAACTGGGTTTTGGCGCTGTCCTTGACTTCAACATCAGGGAGATACCATGGTACTTAGCTTACCGGGTGCTCAAGTCGTTTAATCTGGCCCGGTGCGAGATTCAATTATCTGGGGGTGAGCGCTTAACCCTAGATGAGGAGGATGTCCACCTGACGTTTGGCTTTCCGAGAGGCACGACACCCATAGCACGCAAAGAAGAATATCAGACCAACTTCCAGTTCAACGATCTTGTTGCAGCGCGGTGTAAAAAGACTCGGTACAAGATAAACGTGACCGACATTGCAAAAATGATTAAGGAGGAAACTGATGGGGGCCCTGATTTCAAGCGTCTTTTCATGTTCTTACTTGAGAATGCCCTGATAGAGACTCCTTCAGACGACAACTGCAAGCCCAAGATACTACATTTCATCGACGACGTTAATGAAATCGGTAACATGAATTGGTGCGGTTACGTCTTATCCGTGCTGGAAGCCACGTATCCTAGCTGGGACAGGGTGGAAAGTGCCTATTTCACTGGACCAATCCACTTTATTTTGGTGAGGAAAAGTATTAGTGCATTACATGTTATATTACATACATTACTTTAAGTgcattactaatattattctATTGCAATACATTGCCGTTAATTGTGCATTAGTATTGTGTCATGCTGCATtaattgttagagtttgtataccagaaatcacctttcgagtgattgaatactgttaaaactcttattttattttccaaaggaataaacaaattatttttgtcataatattgttatgttttacatttaatggatgtttattacatgtttaaatgtataagttgttagagtttgtatactagaaatcacgtttcgagtgattgaatactgtaaaactcttaatttattttccaaggaataaaacagattatttttgtcataatgttgttatgttttacatttaatggatgttaatgcatgtttaaatgtataagttaacttaacaaagtctaagtctttgttttagtagaccggttgtgggcgtcgtccactttaaggtaacacggtcagttctaaacaaagaaaaagatgaatttcacaacctagatggaatttgactatccatcgagaaaggttgcaatgtcagtccgcatatttctaagccttactgaaataagatgacattggtgtggtatagcactgaatggtcAGAGGTAGGAGTTAAAAATCTAGTTGATGCCATAGAGAAGATGAACAAAAGACAACTAGCTGCGCTGGAAGAGATGGGATTTGGGCAGCTTGTCCATCTGAAGATCAGAAGTATTCCTACGGAAATGGACTTTTCACTCCTGGAGAATTTTAATCAAGACAACTGCACAAGAATCAAGTTAATTGATGATGAGCCGTTGCACATCACTGAGGAGGATGTGCATGCGACCTTAGGATTGCCAAGAGGGGAGCGGaagataaatattgaaaagaagTATTACATAAATGATGATATGCAGAACATTGCAAAAGCTGTGAAGAAGGACAGAAATTCAATATACGCAACTGATTTGCAAGACCAGCTTGATACTGATGTAGATGGTGGTGAGTTGtttaaaaaagtttttctTGTACTGTTGGACTCTGTGCTGATCTCACCATCTGCAAATGGGATTTGTGATGGACGAATTTTGGACTATATAGACAACATTTCCAATGTGAGAAAGTACAACTGGTGCAACTATGTTTTGAATGTGCTAATCACAGCACATGATAGCTGGAAAAAGAAGAACAAATCCACTCCTTTCACTGGACCCATCACTTTCTTATTGGtgagttttctattttatgcactccttatagtgaagtaaaacatggttagagtgaagaaTTCCAGTGtaagagtgaagtgtttgtcatcgatgcttgtagtgctctgtgtttccatttcagtgaagtaaaacatagttagagtgaagtattccagtgttagagtgaagtgtttgtcatctatgcttgtagtgctctgtttttccatttcagtgaagtaaaacatggttagagtgaagtattacagtgttagagtgaattgtctgtcatctatgcttgtagtgctttgtttttccatttcagtgaagtaaaacagtgttagagtgaagtattccagtgttagagtgaagtgtctatcatctatgcttgtagtgctttgtttttccatttcagtgaagtaaaacatggttagagtaaAGTATTAccgtgttagagtgaagtgtctgtcatctatgcttgtagtgctttgtttttcccatttcagtgaagtaaaacatagttagagtgaagtatttccgtgttagagtgaagtgtctatcatctatgcttgtagtgctttgtttttccctttcaatgaagtaaaacatggttaaagtgaagtattccagtgttagagtgaagtgtctgtcatctatgcttgtagtgctttgtttttccatttcagtgaagtaaaacatggttagagtgaagtattccagtgttagagtgaagtgtctaccatctatgcttgtagtgctttgtttttccctttcagtgaagtaaaacatggttagagtgaagtattccagtgttagagtgaagtgtttgtcatctatgcttgtagtactttgtttttccatttcagtgaagtaaaacatggttagagtgaagtattccagtgttagattGAAGTGTCTaccatctatgcttgtagtgctttgtttttccatttcagtgaagtaaaacatggttagagtgaagtattccagtgttagagtgaagtgtctaccatctatgcttgtagtgctttgtttttccatttcagtgaagtaaaacatggttagagtgaagtattacagtgttagagtgaattgtctgtcatctatgcttgtagtgctttgtttttccattttagtgaagtaaaatagtgttagagtgaagtattccagtgttagagtgaagtattccagtgttagagtgaagtgtctatcatctatgcttgtagtgctttgtttttccatttcagtgaagtaaaacatggttagagtgaagtattacagtgttagagtgaagtgtctgtcatctatgcttgtagtgctttgtttttccatttcagtgaagtaaaacatggttagagtgaagtatttccgtgttagagtgaagtgtctatcatctatgcttgtagtgctttgtttttccatttcagtgaagtaaaacatggttagagtgaagtattccagtgttagagtgaagtgtctaccatctatgcttgtagtgctttgtttttccatttcagtgaagtaaaacatggttagagtgaagaattacagtgttagagtgaagtgtctacCATCTATgtttgtagtgctttgtttttccatttcagtgaagtgttaccgtgttagagtgaagtgtctgtcatctatgcttgtagtgctttgtttttccatttcagtgaagtaaaacatggttagagtgaagtattcccagtgttagagtgaagtctACACAAACTCTAGATGCAAACATTGATGAAAACCAGTCATTATTGGTCAGCCCATATCTTTCCATTATAGCATGCCAAAATTCTTCAAATGCATCAGGCTCTATCAACTCCGACCAAACACATGCATTTAATTCCTTCTTTAGTTCTTCACTACCAAGCATGTTCTTTGGCAATTTGTCAGCAACTTTATTCATTATATGCCACATGCACCACCTGTGTCTCGTACTAAGAAGAACCTCTGCAATAGCAACTTTCATTCCTAAGTCTTGGTCGGTTACGATTAGCTTCGGAGCCACACCCATACATTTCACAAATTGTTTAAATAACCATGAAAAGGAGTCGGCATTTTCCTTGGACAAAAGGCCAGCAACAAATGTCACAGGGCGACCATGatttgttagagtttgtatactagaaatcacgtttcgagttattgaatactgtaaaactcttattttattttccaaggaataaaacagattatttttgtcataatgttgttatgttttacatttaatggatgttaatgcatgtttaaatgtataagttaacttaacaatgTCTAAGTcattgttttagtagaccggttgtgggcgtcgtccactttaaggtaacacggtcagttctaaacaaagaaaaagatgaatttcacaacctagatggaatttgactatccatcgagaaaggttgcaatgtcagtccgcttATTTCTACAAACTGTGACTTCAACCATCTCCATCCACGCAAATTCTCGGGTATCAACTTAACAAACTTATAtttcaacacacaaaatatatggcTGCACAATAGACCAAGTCTCTCAAACTTTTTACATCCACACAAATAGGTGTCATCGCCAATGGAGTAAGTCACTGTCCATGAGTTTGAATCCTTGTCATTTATGTTATATACTTCATTCTCTCTATTGGTAGACATTCCTAGAGTTGAACAAGACAAAGAGAAACATGCATAAACTATCTCCTCTTGAATTGCATTAAAAGCACTACCACTATATATCGTTGATGCATGTTTCTCAATTTCCAATTCTGTTCGCAATATAGGCACTTTTGTTGAATCATAGTATTCAAGCTTTGCGCTATTACTTCTTTGAGCCTCCAAAGCATGGTTATAGTTCATATAAAATAGCATAAGGTTAGCCCGACACTTTGAGTACCTTTTAAAGAAGCTATTCTGTGATTCGGACAAAGATGTTGTCTTTATCAACGAGCTCATCGGAAAATCACGGAAAAAGGCTGGAACCCAAAACTTTCTAGATGCAAACATTGATGAAAACCAGTCATTATTGGTCAGCCCATATCTTTCCATTATAGCATGCCAAGATTCTTCAAATGCATCAGGCTCTATCAACTCCGACCAAACACATGCATTCAATTCCTTCTTTAGTTCTTCACTACCAAGCATGTTCTTTGGCAATTTGTCAGCAACTTTATTCATTATATGCCACATGCACCACCTGTGTCTCGTACTAAGAAGAACCTCTGCAATAGCAACTTTCATTCCTAAGTCTTGGTCGGTTACGATTAGCTTCGGAGCCACACCCATACATTTCACAAATTGTTTAAATAACCATGAAAAGGAGTCGGCATTTTCCTTGGACAAAAGGCCAGCAACAAATGTCACAGGGCGACCATGatttgttagagtttgtatactagaaatcacgtttcgagttattgaatactgtaaaactcttattttattttccaaggaataaaacagattatttttgtcataatgttgttatgttttacatttaatggatgttaatgcatgtttaaatgtataagttaacttaacaatgTCTAAGTcattgttttagtagaccggttgtgggcgtcgtccactttaaggtaacacggtcagttctaaacaaagaaaaagatgaatttcacaacctagatggaatttgactatccatcgagaaaggttgcaatgtcagtccgcatatttctaagccttactgaaataagatgacattggtgtggtatagcactgaacggatctaacagcaagacttgtccttgggctatctactgaaaggcgaggtcttgataatatttgtttcttaatcaatgtaggttagcattgagcatacggtattgattatgcactactttgacttatcaaatagtgcggatttttcgtaacccaattatcctgatatattgggtagtggtgaccaatatctagcggtgctaggattgctattatattgaatcgtgcacgaggagagtctcgtttgataatgtcctcaagaggagcgcgaaacaaggttttattattcggaacctagctagttggagtttgattactctatgaataataaataagcgtttcatgctaagtccactcttgaaattaataagaagttaattaattaagtcaatagcagacattaattaattaatggacattttaatcttaagcgcggaaaatgaaagttaaacggaaactcggattacttgtaatttcggatttggatggggagagttcaatattacttctgtagtggctgctcgtaatattccaattataacttatattaaattgtgggttcaatttaattagtaaaaagtaaattggatgagtccatatccaaaaccttccatagatccctgtctgggcccaaaaggaacttaatataaataggagaataaaggagacacaaacaacacaatttcattatttgtaattttcaaaaatttcagcCTCCCCAgctgtaggaattttcgaattccactcctattcccaaaaggatttcttttctcttctttatttaagtcctagtattctagtaagatcagcccacactgatattgggctacagttcgggaaccagagagaagatttgtggtctagtactcaaagcatcacgtggagaagaagctagccatcttcaattctttggagaattaattcggtatttttctgctccgtagaaaagcatgttttaggtttcaatattcttaaagcatgattaattcaagttatgagcatgatacatgtgataattacgcgaataggttttgtctaaataatctgctaaatagatctgattattatgtgattgatttatgtgagcgcaAATGTCACAGGGCGACCATGATTATCCTTGCCCGTAAAAGGAGCAAATATCATGCAGTACCTACATGTTAAAATCACTATAAGACATGAAGAATATACTTTAatcacagacacttcactctaacactggaatacttcactgtaagcaagttttacttcactgaaatggaaaaacaaagtaCTATAAACATGGATGAccgacacttcactctaactcTAGTATACTTCAttctaagcatgttttaattcactgaaatgataaaatagtgcacataagcatagatgacagagacttcactctaacacttgaatacttcactctaagcaagttttacttcactgaaatggaaaaacaaagcaataCAAGCATGCTCAATACACTTCACTGTAAGCAAATATTGTAGTTCACTaaatgctcaatatacttcactaaaatgaataaaaacagTACAATATAAGccatgctcaatatacttcactgtaagcTTATTGTAGTTCACTaaatgctcaatatacttcactaaaatgaaaaacaatacACTATAAGCATGCGGAAATAAACATCGTTGTAATCATATACTAGTTCACTATATGAacaatatatttcactatatgctcaatatacttcactgaatATAAACTATAAGGCATGTGAATGTAATTAGTGTGCACGTACCTATTTGTTGAGTATGTCGtatcaaaagaaacaatatcACCATACAAATGATAATTTCTCTTGGCAGTTGGATCACACCAAAACAAACGTGTCAGTCTATCCTTTGAGTTGACCTCAAATTCATAGGTAAATGCTCCACAAAGTTCCTTCTTCCTGCGCATCTCATTTAATAGCATTTGTGCATCAGCTCCTTCCACGTATGCTCTAAGGTCGCGTCTGTAGTTGCGCACTTCTAAAACAGTACACCCTACATAATCTAATCCACCAAGTACTTCCTTGAGTAAGCTAAAACTTAAAGTTGGACCGATATTTGCATTAGCGCAATCAAGTATGAATTTCTGATGGACTAAATCCAAATTGCGGTTCAACTTCATAAAACGCTTATGGCGTTCCTCAACCATCTCGTGATTATGTTCTTCAACAAAACTTTGTATAACATAACCAACACCCATAAAAAACTTCCAAGACACTTTAGCATTACAAAAGCACTTAATAGAAGAACGCTTGCGTTTCACCTCATgttgttcattttttctttgctttgtACCTTCTCGGCTACACACCACATAAATCCAAGTAATGacatctttttcctttttcgatCCCTTCTTACGGGTGTCAAACCCAACATATCGAGCATAATTGTTGTAGAAGTCCAATGCACGATCAAGGGTCATGAAACTTTGTCCAATTTTTGGTTTCAAATCATCGGGACATTTTGGTACGTAAACCACTGTAAGAAAtatatacttcactgtaagcataaaatacttcactgtaatcatgttttacttcactaaaacgaaaaaatagagcactttaagcatagatgacaaacacttcactctaacactggaatacttcactctaaccatattttacttcactgaaatggaaaaacagagcactacaagcatagatgacagacacttcactctaaccatggactacttcactctaaccatattttacttcactgaaacgATAAAACAGAGCACTttaagcatagatgacagacacttcactctaacaatggaatacttcactctaaccatgttttacttcactgaaagggaaaaacagagcactacaagcatagatgacagatacttcactctaacactggaatacttcaatctaaccatgttttacttcactctaaccatgaatcACAAACACTTTATGCTAACATTGGAATACTTCGCTTTAATTATGATGTACTTCACTGTAATgcataatatacttcactaaaatgaaaataattcactaaatgcataatatacttcaatacaaacaatatttacttcaatataaagcatatttACTACACTACAACTCATATTGagcatatttacttcactgtTCGTCAcatatagttcactctaacGTTTTTTCACATCATACACGATCTAATCATGCTGAGCAACAACACTTAAttgataataattgataattaccTTTAGATTCAGTTTCTCCTTCCTCTCCCGATGAAGAGGAATCAGAATCGAAATAATCTTCCGATGAATGTATCGGAATTGAATCCATTTGAAGGAGTCCAGACGTCGCGATGAAGGAATGAACGGGAAGAATGAATCAAATTGCGTTGGTCAATCCTGAGCGAATTTGATCAGTTGTGATGAATTCAATCAGAATCAAATCACGCTGATCGATCCAAACTAATTCGCGCTGATCGATCCAATCAGATTTGAGAAAATCGCGCTTGAATTCAATCAGAACGAAGCTGAATTTGGTTCAGATCTGAGAAATCGCGCTTGAATTTGATTCAGATCGggaatttcatatttttggaagaaatcCTAAGCTAAATTTGGTTAGATTGGAGAATGATTTGGGAAGATTGGTTGACGATAAATTCACGATGGatgattataaatttcattaattcatGTTGAAATATTGAATTCCCAAAATGCCCTTAGACAAgtattttctcataaaaatttgaaagtttatttaaaccatatgattaatttggAATGTTAAGATGTGTGGCTGAAATTaattctctagttatacacttaaTATTAGTTAAACATTGatcacttctctctctctctctctctctctctctatatatatatatatatatatatatatatatatatatatatatattataaataattaaatataattagattttttgGTTATTCGGTTTTTATTGCgaccaaaccgaaccgaatcgaaaaactgaaattttacaaattttaaaaccgaaccgaactgaaaaaccaaacaaaccgaaccgaattttaaattttcagtttGGATCGGTTCAGATATTCAGTTTTCGGattttttgctcacccctacAAGCTAATGACTTTAAAAGAacgcttgttgggaggcaacccaaccctgtttttgacaatttttgctttaattttgagtatttttggttttggtttaattttttgcTTTGAAAAAATTTTCGCAGGTCTGACCTCTCCGTGGCGACCTCCGCATGcgctgcggcggtccgccacctgcTCCCTGGAACAATCTGTTGAggcgcggcgaccgccggacaTGCCGCGGCGGACCGCTACCTGGGCACAATTTCCAGCGCGACTTTTTCGAAAAATTTTCGTATTTTCACCCCGTCAAGCCTCGTCACGAATTTTTCAAGGTACGTTTTTTTCAGTAGtttactcacgtccctaccaactctacaaacttattttacactttgttgtaaataagtttggggggatgaagtggtggaccgtgagtttaggtttttctttttgatttaagtttttgcttttgtttttcaaaaccccgtatgagaattttgtgttcaaaaaaatgttttcttgaatccatgtcgtgaacttaacatgaagaacttagaaacacgcatgcttagggacacagtttagaccgagttgccgatgatattacattccatctatgtttaagtgtgtcttaacgttttgatttgatggtttggtgaagaggtgcataattagtgaattgtttgttcgccttgattcatgcttataccttgtgGGGATTTGAGcctattatttcattcttgtgtgatttatctgcattcatgtataagtttctagaacttgctcctagtcttgcctaagtctacatagtgtttaagttgatttaagaggatgattggccatcttttcttagcctaattttatccaaaattttcgaccctctcaaaatttcaaattttttccctttggagccaattttgagcctttaagcctattctttggaagccaataTAACGGGGACAATTCTttgggttagttagtttttgttatcttattaaagaaattggagagataagaaagaaagtataaaaagtaatGTGCTTAATATAAAGAAGAGTACAgttttgaaatagaaaaaattcaaaatatgtgtGCTCGATTCTAGAAAGGATGCgtatgaaaaagaaagaaagaaaagaaaaacaaagtgtgaaaggttgtgaaaagaaaagaaaaaatatagaaagattgaaaagtgagttgaaggagaaaaaataaagtgttagaaGTGTCTTGGGTTTTAGAAAAGAGGAGTCAATTTAACTCTACTTcggatattttatttttagtcactttttagccaaatattcctcacctaacaaagagcctacattacaaccaaagataaagacctttcggacttttgatgcttaatcacatctagtagaggagggattagatttgagcaagcctatggtaaactgtgcatgatgcatgatttgagtgatatatatacacattacctctatacactttgagagtgagagaacacttcccatatttggaagtttgccacatgtgagtgcttcaattcaaggtgttccacgagttagtaatgaaagtacactaataagccttgcttgatatgattgcgttaatacatgcttaatttattctttcatcttttgaggcaattatgacgtctagtccttgtgcattccgtgcgtctattcttgtgactttattgttttgttcgaggacaaacaaaaatgtaagtttgggggagttgatacgctcggattttgcactgttttaaggccattatttggtccgttttttatgtcaaagtcaccccacacgtccattatttgcataatttgtctattttggtattttcacatgttttgtgagaaatgtgcataattgagccgaaaaaggaagccaaaatgcaaagtctggaaatatggagtcagacggcgaccggcgaccgccgcgaagtTGTGCGGCGACTGCCGGCGCCTGGCGGGCAGAGCagtgcagcggtccgcctcaaAAATTTacacttggaagagaagtctcgcccGATGACCGCCGGAAGTActgtggcggtccgccgccgaaggaacagactctctggactccaatgcggcgaccgccggccaaggtgcagcgGCCCGCcagagaaaggcggcgaatccgagaagccctagatttgaagatcttttccttctacaacaaggaatagct
The nucleotide sequence above comes from Salvia hispanica cultivar TCC Black 2014 chromosome 5, UniMelb_Shisp_WGS_1.0, whole genome shotgun sequence. Encoded proteins:
- the LOC125189923 gene encoding protein FAR1-RELATED SEQUENCE 5-like, producing the protein MTLDRALDFYNNYARYVGFDTRKKGSKKEKDVITWIYVVCSREGTKQRKNEQHEVKRKRSSIKCFCNAKVSWKFFMGVGYVIQSFVEEHNHEMVEERHKRFMKLNRNLDLVHQKFILDCANANIGPTLSFSLLKEVLGGLDYVGCTVLEVRNYRRDLRAYVEGADAQMLLNEMRRKKELCGAFTYEFEVNSKDRLTRLFWCDPTAKRNYHLYGDIVSFDTTYSTNRYCMIFAPFTGKDNHGRPVTFALT